A window from Rhea pennata isolate bPtePen1 chromosome 1, bPtePen1.pri, whole genome shotgun sequence encodes these proteins:
- the PCP4 gene encoding calmodulin regulator protein PCP4 isoform X2, translating to MSERQGTGATNGKDKTSGENDGQKKVQEEFDIDMDAPETERAAVAIQSQFRKFQKKKAGSQS from the exons agGCAAGGAACCGGAGCTACAAatggaaaagacaaaacatcTGGTGAGAATG ATGGACAGAAGAAAGTTCAAGAGGAATTTGACATAGACATGGATGCGCCAGAGACAGAACGGGCGGCAGTGGCGATACAGTCGCAGTTCAGAaaattccagaagaaaaaagcgGGGTCCCAGTCTTAG